The Treponema succinifaciens DSM 2489 region GGAGCTATTTGCGCCCCGCCGATTTTTGCACCTTTCAAGCCAGCCTCATCAATAAGTCTTCCGCTCGGCTCTCCAAAATCCCTGTTATTCTTAAAAACACTTCCAGAACTTGGAGCTTTAAAATGACCTTTTCGTTCTCTATCTTGTATAAAACTTTCGCACGCAGCTTTAAGCTCGGAGGCTTTTTCAGGCTGACATTTTTCTGCTTTAAAGGCAACTTTTGTTATAACAGCGGATTTTTCCATAAAAGGCGAATGTTTATAAGCCCACTGCGCACAATCTTTATTATTATGATACATTTTTATATGTTTCTCAAGAAATTTATAGGAATTTTCATCAAAATTTTCCAAGTCAAGATATTCCACAAATTCGATTTTTGAGCTTATATCATTTGAATAGCAACGGGCATTCATGTAGCAGGCTCCGCCGCAAGTTCCAGGAAGCCCCGCAAAAGATTCCATTCCAAGAATTCCATTTTCCGCAAAAAATTCCACAGCACGATTGGTTTCAACTCCAGAGCCACAAACTACAATTCCGTTTTCAAATTTAATAGAAGAAAACGCATTC contains the following coding sequences:
- the murB gene encoding UDP-N-acetylmuramate dehydrogenase translates to MTNRIRKIVENIKNLYKGRFLPDEPMRLHTTMKVGGNADLFVEPEDVFSLALVISECKKNSVDFFILGGGSNLIVSDEGFCGVIISMNAFSSIKFENGIVVCGSGVETNRAVEFFAENGILGMESFAGLPGTCGGACYMNARCYSNDISSKIEFVEYLDLENFDENSYKFLEKHIKMYHNNKDCAQWAYKHSPFMEKSAVITKVAFKAEKCQPEKASELKAACESFIQDRERKGHFKAPSSGSVFKNNRDFGEPSGRLIDEAGLKGAKIGGAQIAPWHGNIIINAGNATCSDIKKLVRLAQEKVKERTGFMLECEVVFV